Part of the Bacillus cabrialesii genome is shown below.
GCACCGTACCATCCAGCTTATTAAAGAGCAAGGAGTGAAGGCCGGTGTTGTTCTAAATCCGCATACGCCTGTACAAGTCATCGAACATGTTTTCGACGATCTTGATCTTGTTCTTTTAATGACGGTAAACCCGGGATTTGGCGGACAGAAATTTATTTATTCAGTCCTTCCTAAAATAAAAGAGGTTAAGCGAATGGCGGATGAAAGAGGAAAAACAGATCTGTTCATTGAAGTAGACGGCGGCGTCAACAAAGAAACCGCTCCGCTAGTCATTGAAGCGGGCGCTAATTTACTCGTTGCCGGTTCAGCTGTTTATGGACAGTCAGACCGTAAAAAAGCGATTTCTGAAATCAGAGGAAGTAAATAAACAGCTAAAAAGAGAGCTGGGCGTATAGAGCCTAAGCTCTTTTTCCTGTATGCAGAGAAAGGAATCAGAGATGAAAACAATCAATATCGTTGCGGGAGGCCCTAAAGATCTCATTCCCGATCTAACCGGCTATATGGCTGAGCACATCCTTTGGATCGGTGTTGACAAAGGCACTGTCACGCTTTTAGATGCCGGTATCATTCCTGATGAAGCCTTTGGAGATTTTGACAGCATAACAGAGCAAGAACGCCACCGAATTGAAAAAGCCGCTCCCGCACTCCATGTGTATCAAGCAGAAAAAGACCAAACCGATTTAGACCTCGCTCTTGACTGGGCGCTGGAAAAGCAGCCGGATATCATTCAGATTTTCGGCATAACAGGCGGCAGAGCCGATCATTTTTTAGGAAACATTCAGCTTCTGTACAAAGGTGTAAAAACGAATATAAAAATTAGGCTGATAGACAAACAAAATCATATTCAAATGTTCCCTCCTGGTGAATATGATATTGAGAAGGATGAAAACAAGCGATACATCTCCTTCATACCGTTTTCCGAAGACATACATGAGCTGACCCTGGCCGATTTTAAATATCCGCTGAATAAGTGTCATATTACGCTCGGTTCAACACTATGTATTAGTAACGAACTCATTCATTCACGAGGTACTTTTTCGTTTGCAAAAGGCATATTAATAATGATAAGAAGCACGGATTAGCATGTGCTTTCATTCATTTGCTGAAATCAATGAACAGGCGGTTACGGGACGTTATAGGAGGGGACAAAAATGAAATTTTACACCATTAAATTGCCGAAGTTTTTAGGAGGAATTGTCCGGGCGATGCTGGGCTCATTTAGAAAAGATTAATGCCCAGGGGTTCAAAGCCCTCTTTCACCACATAAAAACGCCTGCCACATATTGAGGCAGGCGTTCATTTTGTTATACACGCTCAACTTTACCGGATTTCAAAGCTCGAGCAGATACATATACTTTTTTAGGTTTTCCGTTCACAAGGATACGAACCTTTTGAAGATTCGCGCCCCAAGTGCGCTTAGAAGCGTTCATTGCGTGAGAACGGTTATTCCCAGCTGTTGTTTTTTTACCTGTGATAACGCATTTACGTGCCATTTGTTTCCCTCCTCACTTGCACAAAACATCTACTTTTTAACATTCATATGATCTTAGATGCTTTCGATATGGATACTTTAAATAATTTACCACAGCTAAAAAACGTTTGCAACTATTGTTTCATCATCTTTCAAGAAAATTCACTTGACATCTTGCAGAAACAGCGGCGCTATAGTATATGTAGAGGGACGGGCAGCAATTGCCGGGTCTTTTCTTTTCAGAATGGAAACCATATAGTAGAATAGCTGTAACTCTATGCATTCGAAGGAGGAACTAGTGTGTCCATTGAATTAAGAACGAAGTACGGACAGATTGATATATCTAATGAAGTCATTGCGATGGTTGCAGGCGGCGCGGCGATTGACTGTTATGGCATTGTCGGCATGGCCTCCAAAAACCAGATTAAAGACGGACTGACTGAAATCCTTCGGAAAGAGAATTTCAGCAGGGGTGTCCAAGTTCGCCAAGAAGGAGAACAAATACATATTGACATGTACATCATTGTCAGCTATGGCACGAAAATTTCTGAAGTGGCACATAATGTCCAAACGAAAGTAAAGTACACAGTAAATCAAACCATCGGACTGGCCGTGGACTCTGTTAATATTTATGTCCAAGGCGTACGTGTGACGAACCCGTAGTTAGGAGGAGTAGGATTGTCTATCAGAACATTAGACGGCAGAACCTTTGCCGAGATGATTCTTGCGGGAGCGCAGAATCTGTCTCAAAACGCGAGTGCGGTTGATGCACTGAACGTGTTTCCGGTGCCGGACGGCGATACGGGAACAAATATGAACCTGTCGATGACTTCCGGAGCAAGAGAAGTGGAGCAAATGGATACGGATGATATCGGTAAGGTGGGCTCTGCGTTATCTAAAGGATTGCTCATGGGAGCACGCGGAAATTCAGGAGTGATCCTGTCCCAATTGTTCCGCGGATTTAGTAAAAGCATTGAAACGAAAAAAGAAATCAATGCGCTGGAGTTTGCGGCAGCGCTGCAAGCTGGCGTTGATATGGCGTATAAAGCTGTCATGAAACCTGTAGAGGGCACGATTTTAACAGTTGCAAAAGATGCTGCGAAAAAAGCGGTGGCCCTGGCTGAAAAAGAAACCGATATCACAGCGCTGATGGCTGCGGTGACAGAAGAAGCAGAGGCTTCTTTAAACCGAACCCCTGATTTGCTTCCTGTCCTGAAGGAAGTAGGAGTCGTCGACAGCGGCGGCAAAGGCCTGCTTTGTGTGTATGAAGGTTTCCTTGCTTCATTAAAAGGTGAAACTGTGCCTCAGAAAGTTGTTCTTCCGTCGCTTGATGACATGGTCAGCGCAGAGCATCATAAGAGCGCGCAAAGCATGATGAATACTGACGATATTGAATTTGGTTTTTGTACCGAAGTGATGGTTAGGCTAGATCAGACAAAACGAGAATTCGACGAAGGCACATTCAGGCAAGACCTCAGTCAGTTTGGTGATTCTCTGTTAGTTATTGCGGATGAATCGCTGGCGAAGGTTCATATTCATGCGGAAGAGCCGGGAAACGTCTTAAACTATGCCCAGCATTACGGTGAATTGATCAAAATTAAAATAGAAAACATGAGAGAACAGCATACTTCCATCATCAGCCAAGAAAGCAAGCCTGCCGACAACGAAAAACCGCCGGCAAAGCAGCCGTATGGCATCGTGACTGTGGCGATGGGCGAAGGCATTTCTGACTTGTTCAAAAGCATCGGCGCTTCTGTTGTGATCGAAGGCGGGCAGACGATGAACCCAAGCACAGAGGATATCGTTGAGGCTGTGAAGTCTGTAAATGCAGAAACGGTGTTTATCTTACCGAATAACTCCAACATTATCATGGCGGCTAATCAAGCGGCCAGCGTAATGGATGAACAGGTTTTTGTCATTCCGGCCAAAACGGTTCCGCAAGGGATGTCAGCCCTGCTGGCATTTAATCCGGATCAAGAAGCTGAAGCGAACGAAGCCAATATGCTGAGCGCCATTCAGCAAGTGAAAAGCGGGCAGGTAACATATTCAGTCAGAGATACTCATATTGACGGCAGAGACATTAAAAAAGGCGACTTTATGGGAATTCTGAATGGAACGATTATCGGCACTGCCGAAGATCAGCTGTCAGCCGCGAAAATGCTGCTGTCAGAAATGATCGGAGAAGACGACGAAATTGTCACTATCCTATATGGCGAGGATGCGTCTCAGGAGGAAGCTGAGGAGCTTGAAGCGTTTCTCAGTGAAAAGTACGAGGAGATTGAGGTTGAGATCCACAATGGAAAACAGCCGCTGTATTCGTATATAATTTCTGCAGAATAGAAGGGCGATTGCCCTTCTATTCTTATGTCTGCTTTTAAGTGCGGCAGCGCTGTAACGCGCCCGCTTGCCATTTTATATCTGATCAATTAGTCTAGAAGCAAAGCGCTTATAAGCTCTGGTTCATAAGGAGGAATAGCATGAAATACAGAAGCGTTTTTGATATTATCGGCCCGGTTATGATCGGTCCGTCCAGCTCGCATACAGCGGGAGCGGCGAGAATCGGGAGAGTGGCCAGAAGTTTATTTGGCAGAGAGCCTGAGCGCATCGTCGTATCCTTTTACGGCTCTTTTGCGGAAACGTATAAGGGCCACGGCACAGATGTCGCGATTATCGGCGGATTGCTTGATTTTGATACATTCGACGAGCGGATTAAAACCGCTATACAAATTGCAGAAGATAAAGGAATTGATATAGAGTTTCGAGTTGAAGACGCTGTCCCGGTCCATCCGAACACAGCCAAAATCACCATCTCTGATGAAAAGGGAGAGCTAGAGCTGACCGGTATTTCGATTGGCGGAGGAAAGATTGAAATCACAGAATTAAATGGTTTTGAACTCCGGCTGTCGGGAAATCATCCGGCCATATTGGTTGTTCATAATGACAAGTTTGGCACAATTGCCGGTGTCGCCAATGTCCTGGCGAAATTTTCAATCAACGTGGGACATATGGAAGTAGCACGGAAAGATATCGGCCAGCTCGCGCTGATGACAATAGAGGTCGATCAAAATATTGACGGTCACGTTCTCGACGAGCTGTCGAAACTGCCGAATATTATTCAAGTGACAAAGATTGCTGACTAGCGAAAGGTCAGGAGGAGCCAGTTATGTTTCGTAATGTAAAGGAATTAATTGAGATTACTAAAGAAAAGCAAATACCCATCTCTGAGGTCATGATCGCACAAGAGATGGAAGTAACAGAAAAAACAAAAGAAGAAATTTTTCAGCAGATGGATCACAATCTGACTGTAATGGAAGCGGCAGTTCAGAAAGGACTTGAGGGAGTGACGAGCCAAACGGGCTTAACAGGCGGTGACGCCGTTAAACTGCAGGCCTACATTCGATCAGGTAAAAGCTTGTCTGGCCCGCTGATTTTAGATGCGGTATCGAAAGCTGTTGCAACAAATGAAGTAAATGCAGCCATGGGAACGATCTGCGCGACACCGACTGCAGGTTCTGCTGGTGTGGTGCCGGGCACGTTATTTGCTGTAAAAGAAAAATTGAACCCAACAAGAGAACAAATGATCCGCTTTTTGTTTACGGCCGGTGCTTTCGGATTTGTTGTGGCTAATAACGCAAGTATTTCCGGCGCCGCCGGGGGATGTCAGGCAGAGGTTGGATCAGCCTCAGGCATGGCAGCTGCGGCGATTGTTGAAATGGCAGGCGGAACGCCCGAACAAAGCGCAGAGGCCATGGCCATTACATTAAAAAATATGCTTGGCCTTGTGTGCGATCCTGTTGCGGGGCTTGTGGAAGTGCCTTGCGTGAAACGGAATGCGATGGGCGCGTCAAATGCGATGATTGCCGCTGATATGGCATTGGCAGGCATCACAAGCCGCATTCCATGTGATGAGGTGATCGATGCCATGTATAAAATTGGCCAAACGATGCCAACTGCACTTAGAGAAACTGGCCAGGGCGGTTTAGCAGCAACACCGACTGGAAGAGAATTAGAGAAAAAAATTTTCGGAGGAGCGCTAGGTTCACGTGAAACAACATCAGCAAACTAGTATAGCCAACATTAAGGGTATTGGGCCGGAAACAGAAAAAACATTGAATGAACTCGGTATTTATGACATTTCTGATCTTCTGAATTATTTCCCTTATCGC
Proteins encoded:
- the rpe gene encoding ribulose-phosphate 3-epimerase, which codes for MIKVAPSILSADFAALGNEIKDVDKGGADCIHIDVMDGHFVPNITIGPLIVEAVRPVTDLPLDVHLMIEEPDRYIPAFAKAGADILSVHAEACPHLHRTIQLIKEQGVKAGVVLNPHTPVQVIEHVFDDLDLVLLMTVNPGFGGQKFIYSVLPKIKEVKRMADERGKTDLFIEVDGGVNKETAPLVIEAGANLLVAGSAVYGQSDRKKAISEIRGSK
- a CDS encoding thiamine diphosphokinase — translated: MKTINIVAGGPKDLIPDLTGYMAEHILWIGVDKGTVTLLDAGIIPDEAFGDFDSITEQERHRIEKAAPALHVYQAEKDQTDLDLALDWALEKQPDIIQIFGITGGRADHFLGNIQLLYKGVKTNIKIRLIDKQNHIQMFPPGEYDIEKDENKRYISFIPFSEDIHELTLADFKYPLNKCHITLGSTLCISNELIHSRGTFSFAKGILIMIRSTD
- the spoVM gene encoding stage V sporulation protein SpoVM, which produces MKFYTIKLPKFLGGIVRAMLGSFRKD
- the rpmB gene encoding 50S ribosomal protein L28, with the protein product MARKCVITGKKTTAGNNRSHAMNASKRTWGANLQKVRILVNGKPKKVYVSARALKSGKVERV
- a CDS encoding Asp23/Gls24 family envelope stress response protein, which codes for MSIELRTKYGQIDISNEVIAMVAGGAAIDCYGIVGMASKNQIKDGLTEILRKENFSRGVQVRQEGEQIHIDMYIIVSYGTKISEVAHNVQTKVKYTVNQTIGLAVDSVNIYVQGVRVTNP
- a CDS encoding DAK2 domain-containing protein yields the protein MSIRTLDGRTFAEMILAGAQNLSQNASAVDALNVFPVPDGDTGTNMNLSMTSGAREVEQMDTDDIGKVGSALSKGLLMGARGNSGVILSQLFRGFSKSIETKKEINALEFAAALQAGVDMAYKAVMKPVEGTILTVAKDAAKKAVALAEKETDITALMAAVTEEAEASLNRTPDLLPVLKEVGVVDSGGKGLLCVYEGFLASLKGETVPQKVVLPSLDDMVSAEHHKSAQSMMNTDDIEFGFCTEVMVRLDQTKREFDEGTFRQDLSQFGDSLLVIADESLAKVHIHAEEPGNVLNYAQHYGELIKIKIENMREQHTSIISQESKPADNEKPPAKQPYGIVTVAMGEGISDLFKSIGASVVIEGGQTMNPSTEDIVEAVKSVNAETVFILPNNSNIIMAANQAASVMDEQVFVIPAKTVPQGMSALLAFNPDQEAEANEANMLSAIQQVKSGQVTYSVRDTHIDGRDIKKGDFMGILNGTIIGTAEDQLSAAKMLLSEMIGEDDEIVTILYGEDASQEEAEELEAFLSEKYEEIEVEIHNGKQPLYSYIISAE
- the sdaAB gene encoding L-serine ammonia-lyase, iron-sulfur-dependent subunit beta gives rise to the protein MKYRSVFDIIGPVMIGPSSSHTAGAARIGRVARSLFGREPERIVVSFYGSFAETYKGHGTDVAIIGGLLDFDTFDERIKTAIQIAEDKGIDIEFRVEDAVPVHPNTAKITISDEKGELELTGISIGGGKIEITELNGFELRLSGNHPAILVVHNDKFGTIAGVANVLAKFSINVGHMEVARKDIGQLALMTIEVDQNIDGHVLDELSKLPNIIQVTKIAD
- the sdaAA gene encoding L-serine ammonia-lyase, iron-sulfur-dependent, subunit alpha, coding for MFRNVKELIEITKEKQIPISEVMIAQEMEVTEKTKEEIFQQMDHNLTVMEAAVQKGLEGVTSQTGLTGGDAVKLQAYIRSGKSLSGPLILDAVSKAVATNEVNAAMGTICATPTAGSAGVVPGTLFAVKEKLNPTREQMIRFLFTAGAFGFVVANNASISGAAGGCQAEVGSASGMAAAAIVEMAGGTPEQSAEAMAITLKNMLGLVCDPVAGLVEVPCVKRNAMGASNAMIAADMALAGITSRIPCDEVIDAMYKIGQTMPTALRETGQGGLAATPTGRELEKKIFGGALGSRETTSAN